Part of the Angustibacter luteus genome, GGCTCGGCGTTTCTGGTTGTCCGACAACGTCTTCAGCTGGCCGCGTACGTGCGGCGGCTGGGTGCGGGCCTGGGGATCGGCGCCGAGCGCCCGCAGGAGGTCGACCCGCTCCGCCTCGTCCCGCTGCGTCGTACCGGCCTCCGCCTCGGCCTTCGCCGTGTCCAGCAGGGACGCCGCGTGCAGCACCGCGTCGCCGACCTCGCGCAGCCGCAGCGGCACGCCCAGGACGTCCCGGCGCCGGATCCGGGCCTGCTCGTCCGTGGCCAGCCGACGGGCCATCCCGATGTGGCTCTGCGCGGCCCGGGCGGCGAACGCCGCCATCTGCCGGTCGACGCCGTCGCGCTGGACCAGCAGGTCGGCCACCGCGTCCGGTGGCGGGGTGCGCAGCCCGACGTGCCGGCAGCGGCTGCGGATGGTCACCAGGACGTCGTCCGCGCTCGGTGCGCAGAGCAACCAGACCGTGCGGGCCGTGGGCTCCTCGATCGCCTTGAGCATCGCGTTGCCCGACGAGTCGTTCAGCCGGTCCGCATCCTCGACGAGGATCACCCGCCAACGGCCTGTCGAGGGACGGCGCTGGGCCAGCGGCAACAGCTCGAGGGCCTGCTGCCGGCTGATGATGACGCCCTCGGTGCGCAAGGTCGTCACGTCGGGGTGGCTGCCGGCGAGCACGG contains:
- a CDS encoding DNA polymerase III subunit delta' codes for the protein MSVWDEVVGQQPTVDVLRSAVRSSRGDGSGMTHAWLFTGPPGSGRSVAARAFAASLLCEQDEAGCGACHACHTVLAGSHPDVTTLRTEGVIISRQQALELLPLAQRRPSTGRWRVILVEDADRLNDSSGNAMLKAIEEPTARTVWLLCAPSADDVLVTIRSRCRHVGLRTPPPDAVADLLVQRDGVDRQMAAFAARAAQSHIGMARRLATDEQARIRRRDVLGVPLRLREVGDAVLHAASLLDTAKAEAEAGTTQRDEAERVDLLRALGADPQARTQPPHVRGQLKTLSDNQKRRATRFVRDMVDRSLLDLLSLYRDVLVLHADPTAELINAEMRVDVERLAARLSPSQAVRCMDAIRDARDRIGANVAPLLALEAMTLQLRTDA